A segment of the Panacibacter ginsenosidivorans genome:
CGTATGATGGGTATGATAATTAAATACAAAGCCCTTTTCCTGCAAAACTTTTTCCTTCACGTAAGTGTCTTTCTCTTCCTTAAACAACGCCTTTAAAATACGGCGGTTGCGTTTGAGTGCAAGATCTATTGCGCGAATTTCTTTGCGTTCGGTTTCTTTTTGTCTATTGAAATATTCATTGCGGCAATTGTCATCGCAATACTTCTTATCACTGCGTCCTGCAAGTGTTTTGCCGCAATTCCAACAACTGTGCGGTTTGTTATTTTCTAACATGTTGTTCATAAGATGGAAGGTTAGCGCATCGCTAATTTAGTAAATCATTGCTTATCCGTGTGTACACATTTTTACCTGCATATATCCATGTATACAATTGTAGTTTGAACTAATCGCCTTCTTGCTCCGATAGCTTTGTCTTCGTTAACCAATCACACATTGTATGAAAACGCAAAACAAAATTCAATTGATCGGCTATGTTGGGAAAGACCCGGTTATCAGCACCGCAAGTAACGGCAGTAAACTTGCACGGATGCGCATAGCGACAGACAGGTTCTTTAAAGATGAAAACAACAAGCCTGTAAAACAAACCGCCTGGCACAATATCCTTGCGTGGGAGAAAAAAGCAGACTTCGCAGAGAATAATTTTTTGAAAGGCAGTCACATTCTCATAGAAGGACGCATCAGGTACCGCAACTACAAGGATAAAAATGGCGAACCACGTCATATCGCCGAAATAATCGCAGAAATGCTCATGAATCTTGACCGGTAAATCTCATCCTATGCAGGCGAAACTATCTGGAAGTGCCATTCACGGTGTGGATGCCTTCGGTATTACGATTGAAGTAAGCATCAGCAACGGCTTTGGGTATATGATAACCGGTTTACCCGATGATGCGATCAAAGAAAGTTTGAATAGGATCAGCATTGCCATTACATCCAATGGCTTTTGTATGCCTCGCACAAAACTCGTCATCAATCTTGCACCGGCAGATGTCCGCAAAGCAGGAACCGCATTCGATCTTCCGATTGCATTGGGCATATTACTCGCTTCTGAACAGCTGGTGGATCTGGGTAAACTAAAAGATTATATCATTATCGGCGAATTGGGACTGGATGGCGCTGTTTATCCTGTGCGCGGTGGACTTTGTATGGCGCACCATGCATTGAAAAAAGGTTGCAAAGGAATTGTACTGCCTTATGCAAACGCAGCAGAGGCAGCGCTTGTGAAAGGTATTGATGTATACGGGGTGCGACACTTGAGGAATGCCATTGACTTTATTCAATCAGATATAGCGTTACAGCCATTGAAAGGTTCTCATTACTTTTCATTTAATAGCACATCCCATCTTGATTTCAAAGATGTAAAAGGACAGCAGAACATAAAACGGGGGCTGGAAATTGCGGCTGCAGGCGGGCACAATGCGTTGATCATCGGACCGCCGGGTACAGGAAAAACAATGCTTGCAAAACGATTGCCTTCTATTTTGCCACCGATGACTGTTGATGAAGCGCTCGAAACAACACGCATCTACAGTGTTGCCAACAACGCAGAAGCCATGACAGGCTTAATATCACAGCGTCCCTTCCGTAATCCGCACCACACGATTAGTGATGTGGCGCTCGCAGGCGGGGGCAGCGTGCCTGCACCGGGAGAAATATCACTCGCTCACAATGGTGTTTTGTTTCTGGATGAATTACCGGAATTTAAACGCTCGGTAATTGAAGTGCTTCGTCAACCACTGGAAGAAAGGAAATTGTTGATCGCAAGAGCGAAGCTGACGCTGGAATATCCGGCCTCATTTATGTTTATTGCTGCAATGAATCCCTGTCTCTGTGGTTACCTGGGTCATCCCTTCCGCCCGTGTACATGTAGCAGGAAAAGCATTTTGTGGTATCGCAGGAAAATAGCATCGCCGCTACTGGAAAGAATTGACTTGCACATTGAAGCAGAACCTGTGCCGCTACATGAATTGATGGAGACAGATGTGCCCGCAGAAAACTCTCCTACGATCCGGGAAAGGGT
Coding sequences within it:
- a CDS encoding DUF2116 family Zn-ribbon domain-containing protein, which translates into the protein MNNMLENNKPHSCWNCGKTLAGRSDKKYCDDNCRNEYFNRQKETERKEIRAIDLALKRNRRILKALFKEEKDTYVKEKVLQEKGFVFNYHTHHTITKAKQDEYLFCYDYGYRKTDEGVYRIIKAFA
- a CDS encoding single-stranded DNA-binding protein produces the protein MKTQNKIQLIGYVGKDPVISTASNGSKLARMRIATDRFFKDENNKPVKQTAWHNILAWEKKADFAENNFLKGSHILIEGRIRYRNYKDKNGEPRHIAEIIAEMLMNLDR
- a CDS encoding YifB family Mg chelatase-like AAA ATPase — translated: MQAKLSGSAIHGVDAFGITIEVSISNGFGYMITGLPDDAIKESLNRISIAITSNGFCMPRTKLVINLAPADVRKAGTAFDLPIALGILLASEQLVDLGKLKDYIIIGELGLDGAVYPVRGGLCMAHHALKKGCKGIVLPYANAAEAALVKGIDVYGVRHLRNAIDFIQSDIALQPLKGSHYFSFNSTSHLDFKDVKGQQNIKRGLEIAAAGGHNALIIGPPGTGKTMLAKRLPSILPPMTVDEALETTRIYSVANNAEAMTGLISQRPFRNPHHTISDVALAGGGSVPAPGEISLAHNGVLFLDELPEFKRSVIEVLRQPLEERKLLIARAKLTLEYPASFMFIAAMNPCLCGYLGHPFRPCTCSRKSILWYRRKIASPLLERIDLHIEAEPVPLHELMETDVPAENSPTIRERVINARAIQSHRYVTHNNVYCNAQMPDQMIDNICNIDLSAKKFLLKQMHVLQLSARSYTRILKVARTIADLANSAGIELHHVAEALHYRGLDKPLIIPSNKFCTPQPTSYRLTG